The region GCGGAGCGGAAGGCGCAGGCGCTCGCGCTCGACTCCACCCTGCTCGCCGAGCTGCTCGGCCAGGCGGAGCTGCGCGAGCTGCTCGACCCCGGCTCGATCGCCGAGGTCGAACGCGAGCTGGCCAGGCTCACGCCGGAGCGCGCCGCCCGCGACGCCGAGGACACCGCCGACCTGCTGCGCGTACTCGGCCCGCTCACCACGGAGGAGGCAGCGGCCCGCGGCGTACAGGCGGCCTGGCTGGTCGACCTGGAGGGCGCCAGGCGCGCGATCCGGGTGCGGATCGCGGGCGTCGAGCGGTGGGCGGCGGTCGAGGATGCCGGCCGGCTGCGCGACGCGCTCGGCACGGCGCTGCCACCCGGCGTACCCGAGGCGTTCCTGCAGCCCGCGGACGACCCGCTCGGCGACCTGGTCGCCAGGTACGCGCGTACGCACGGGCCGTTCCGTGCCCCGGAGGTCGCTGCGCACTTCGGGCTCGGGGTGGCCGTGGTCTCGACGATCCTGCACCGGCTGGGCGTCGAGGGCCGGGTGGCCGAGGGCGAGTTCCGGCCCGGCGGCTCCGGCACCGAGTGGTGCGACGTCGGCGTACTGCGCCGGCTGCGCCGCCGGTCGCTTGCCGCGCTGCGGCAGGAGGCGGAACCCGTACCGCAGGCGGCACTCGCCACGTTCCTGCCGGCCTGGCAGCACGCCGGCGTCGGCAAGCCGCTGCGCGGGCTGGACGGCCTGTTGCGCGCGGTCGAACAGCTACAGGGCGCACCGGTGCCCGCGTCCGCGCTGGAGTCGTTGCTGCTGCCGGCCCGGGTCGCCGACTACGCGCCCACCATGCTCGACGAGCTGACCACCGCCGGCGAGGTGGTGTGGGCCGGTTGTGGCGCGTTGTCCGGCAACGACGGCTGGGTGTGCCTGGCGCTCACCGACTCGGCGCCGTTGCTGCTGCCGCCGCCGGCGGAGTACGACCTCACCGAGCAGCAGCAGGCGATCCTCGACGTGCTGGACGGTGGCGGGGCGCTGTTCTTCCGCCAGCTGTCCGACCGGGTGGGGAGGACGGATGACACCGAGCTGGCGGCGTCGCTGTGGGACCTGGTGTGGAGCGGCCACGTCACCGGCGACACGCTCGCGCCGTTGCGTTCGTTGCTGGGCGGCCGCGGCAGCCACCGCAGCCGTTCGGCCACGCCACGCGGCAGGTACACGAGCAGGCGGACGCGCGCGGCCATGCCCAGCCGCAGCGGGCCGCCGACCGTACGCGGCCGCTGGTCGCTGACCGTAGAGCGGGAGCCGGACGCCACCCGCCGCGCGCACGCGGTGGCCGAGACCCTGCTCGACCGGCACGGCATCGTCACCCGCGGCGCGGTGGCGGCCGAGCGAGTACCCGGCGGCTTCGCCGCCGTCTACCGAGTGCTGAAGGCGTTCGAGGAGACCGGCAAGTGCCGCCGCGGCTACTTCGTGGAAGGCCTCGGCGCCGCCCAGTTCGCCACCCCAGGCGCCGTCGACCGCCTACGACTAGGCGCCGAACCAGCCGCACCCGGCGACGCGCCCTGCCCAGGCGCACCCCTGGGCGCGGTCGACGGGCTGGGCACCGAGCCAACCGCACCCGGCGACGACCTCCGGCCGAACACCACCCCAGGCCCGCCCGGCGACGGGCCCTGGCACGGCACCCCGGGCGCACCCGGCGACGCGGCCCGGCCGGGCACACCATCGAGCGCGCCCCGGGGCACGGCCGGCGACCGGCGCGCGGCCGTCACGTTGCCGGCGACCGATCCGGCGAACCCGTACGGCGCGGCATTGCCGTGGCCGGAGCGACCGGGCGACGTGGGCTCGCACCGCCCGGGTCGCAAGGCCGGTGCCCTCGTGGTGCTGCTCGACGGCCAGCTGGTGCTCTACGTCGAGCGCGGCGGCCGCACGCTGCTGTCCTGGACCGACGACCCCGAGGTGCTGCAACCGGCCGTCGACGCCCTCGCCCTCGCCGTTCGCGACGGCCACCTGGGCAAGCTCTCGGTCGAACGCGCCGACGGCGAGTCGATCCGCGGCACCCCACTCGCCGACGCCCTCCGCGCCGCCGGCTTCCACGCCACCCCGAAAGGCCTACGCCTGCGCGCCTGACCAGCTAGCCCCGCAGACCCACGCCCGCACGCCCGACCGACTACGGGCCGCAAGACACACATCCCCACGCACAACCGACTCGCCTCACCAAACCCACGCCTACACGCCCGACCGGCTGGGCCCCGCAAGACCCACACCCCCACGCCCAACCAGCTCACCCCGCAAGGGCCGACGCCTGCGCGCCTGGCCTCGGCGGCGCCATGCCGCCCCCGACCACTGCCGCCGCCCGAGACACCTCACGACATGCGGACGTCTGCGGCTAGCAGGGTGCGCAACCAGGCGGTGGCGTGCTGGTCGCCGTCGGCGGTGGTTGCGCCTGTGGTGTCGCCGTACGCGCGTAGCCACGCCGACGCGCGGATCACCGGGCCGGTGCGCAGGGCGTCGTCGGCCAGCGGGCGTGCCTCGGCCCGGGGGAGCAGGTCGCTCAACGGTTCGAGGTAAGCGTCGCGCAGCCGGGCGAGCTCGCGTGCGTCCGACGCCAGCGCGAAGGTCTTCGCGTAGACGCGGCTCGCCACCAGCAGCACGGTGAACGGGTGCGCGCCTGCACGAGCGGCGCCTCGTAGCTGGTCGCCGTCGCGTTCGCCTTCAGCCAGCTGGGCCCGCGTCGGTGGGGATGCGGTACGGCATGGACCACGGGCGCACCCGCAGCTGGACGGGCTCGCCGGCGACGACCCGGTGCCGCCGGGCGAGCTCGTGTACGGCCCAGTCGAGGACGGCGGCCCGGCGTACGGGATCCACCGGCTCAGCGTACGGTCGCCGCACTGCTGCGGCCGCCGGCGAGCTGCGACACTGCTGCCATGGCCGAGGTGAAGACGCGCGGCACCGGCGAGGTGAAGCACCGCGCCGACCGCGCCACGCTGAGCTTGACGTACCGCGCGCGGGCAGCCGACCGCACGAAGGCCACCGAGGCGCTGAACGCGAAGGTCGGCCCCGTCGAGCAGCTCCTCGAGCGATCGGGGGTGCGGATCCGGTCCAGGGACCTGTTCGTGCACGACACCTGGAACGGCCGGCGCCGGTCGGGCGCGGAGGCCGAGCAGCGCTACGAGGTGCGGATCGCCGACTTCGACGTCCTACAGGAGCTGGTGGCCGAGCTGGTGGCCAGCGAGCCGGCGTGGCTGTCCGGCCCCAGCTGGGAGCTGAAGGACCGCGCCGCAGCGACCCGCGAGGCCCAGAACCTCGCGGTGATGGACGCCCGCGACCGGGCCGAGGGGTACGCGGCCGCCCTCGGCGCACGGCTGGCCCGGCTGGTGCGGATCGAGGACGAGGCCGCCGGCGGCTTCGACGAGATGGCACCGCGGCTCGCCCACGGGATGCCGGGCGGCGCCGAGGGCGCCCCGAACCTCGGCGAGCTGCGCATGGAACCCGAGCAGGTGAGCGTCCGGGTCAACTGCGTCGCCGTCTGGGACCTGGTGAGCTGACGGTGGCAGAGCGGCAGTTCGTGCTCGACGACGACCCGCGGTGGGTCGACCGCGACGCAGCGTGGGCGTTCCTCTCCACCGACGCGTACTGGGGCAAGATGCGTACCCGCGAGATGTTCGAGCACCAGCTCGACACCGCCTGGCGGGTCGTCGCCGCGTACGCGGATGACACCGGGGAGATGGTCGGGTTCGCCCGGGCGATGTCCGACGGCGCTACGCTCGCCTATCTCGCCGACGTCTACGTCCTGCCGGTGGCCAGCGGCCAGGGCCTCGGTAAACGACTGGTGCAGGCGATGATCGACGACGGGCCTGGCGCGGCTTTCCGCTGGATGCTGCACACCGACGACGCGCACGAGCTCTACGCCAAGTTCGGCAACGTCGCTCCCGACCATTCCTACCTGCAGCGGGAACGCACCCAGCCGCCGCTGCGCGACTGACCGGCGTGAGGTTATACCGCGTATAGCCAACTTCGTAGTTCCCCGCGTTCACCAGCCGCTGTTAGACAACTCTCGACGACGACAGCATCGACGGCGGGAGTGAACGGATGGCGGTACCACGCATCACCGTGAATGGGCGCGACTACGGCGCGGGCGACGAGCCCGTGGTCGTCGTCTGCGTGGACGGCGGCGCGGCCGAATATCACGACGAGGCCATAGCCGCCGGCCGGATGCCATTCTTCACCAAGCTGCTCGCTGACGGCACCTCGTTGGCCGCCGACTGCGCGATGCCCTCGTTCACCAACCCGAACAACCTGTCCATCGCCACCGGTGCGCCGCCTGCCGTACACGGCATCTGCGGCAACTACATCTACGACAGGGAAACCGGCGAGGAAGTCATGATGAACGACCCACGCTGGCTGCGGGCACCGACGCTGTTCGCCAGCTACGCGGACGCGGGCGCGAAGGTGGCCGTGATCACCGCGAAGGACAAGCTGCGCCGGCTGCTCGGCGTCGGCCTGGAGAACGGCATCAGGTTCTCCGCCGAGCACGCCGACACCGTGACGATGGCCGACCACGGCATCGAGGACGTGCTCGGCCTGGTCGGCAAACCGCTGCCCTCGGTGTACAGCGCCGATCTCAGCGAGCTGGTGATGGCCGCCGGTGTGCGGGTGTTGGAACGCGACCGTCCCGACATCATGTACCTCTCGCTGACCGACTACATCCAGCACAAGCACGCGCCTGGGTCGGCTACGGCGAACGACTTCTACGCCATGCTCGACAGCTACTACGAGCAGCTCGACGCGTTGGGCGCCGTGCTCGCCGTCACGGCGGACCACGGCATGAACGCGAAGTCGGACGAGGCCGGCGAGCCCAACGTGGTCTACGTCCAGGAGCACCTCGACCGGTGGCTCGGTACGGCCAAGGCACGAACCATCCTGCCGATCACCGACCCCTACACCGTGCACCACGGCGCGCTCGGCTCGTACGCGAACGTGTACCTGCCGGACGACGCCGACCAGACCGACGTCGCGCGCCGCCTCGGCGGCCTCGACGGCGTCGACCTGGTACTCACCGCCGCCGAGGCGTGCGAGCGTTTCGAGCTACCTCTCGACCGCACCGGCGACCTCGTGCTCATCACGGCGGCCGACGTCGCCGTGGGCACCACCCCCGACCGCCACGACCTCTCCCAGCTCGACGAGCCACTGCGCTCGCACGGCGGGCTGTCGGAGCAGCAGGTGCCGCTGGTGCTGAACCGCACGGTCAGCGGCATACCGCACGACCACGGACTCCGTAACTACGACGCCTACTGGGTGGCCACGAACTTCGCCGAACCCAGGCGATAACCGACTCCCGGTCGGCAACCACTATCCCTCGGGAGGATCAATGACGACATCGCCACGTGGGATCGAGAACGTACCGGGGGAGATCGACGAAGCGACCCGACCGCGGCTGCGCCGCATGCAGTGGCTCGTGCTGCTCGTCACCATGTTCTGCTACCTGTTCTTCTACACCGGACGGCAGACGTTCGGGTTCGCCATCCCTGGCATCGAGGCGGAGCTCGGGCTCAGCAAGACGACGCTCGGCTGGGTCAGCACCGCGCTGCTGTGGGCGTACGCCGTCGGCCAGGCAATCAACGGGAACCTCTCCGACAAGTTCGGCGGGCGCAAGATCATGTCGCTCGGCGCCGTCGTGTCGACGGTACTGAACTGGATCATGAGCTTCGCGACCGGGCTGGGCAGCATCGCCACCACCTGGGGCACCAACGGCTACTTCCAGGCGATGGGCTGGTCCGCCGGCAGCCGGGTGATCTCCAACTGGTGGCCGCGGCGGGAACGCGGCAAGACCTACGGCTTCTACGTGCTGGCCGCGGGCACCGGCTCGGTCGTGGCCTTCGCCACCTCCGTCGTCGTACTCGACGTCTGGGAGCTCGACTGGCGATGGATCTTCCGTATCCCCGTGCTGCTGATGCTGCTCGGCGCCGTCACGTTCTTCGTGATAGCGCGGAACTACCCGGCCGAGCGCGGGCTGCCGTCACCGGTGGCGATGGAGGAAGCCACCGACGACCCGACAAGTGGCGGCGTCAAGCCCAGCTCCAAGGAGCGCTACCTCGCCGTACTGCGGCTACCCAAGATCTGGGTCACCGGCGTCTCCATCGGCTTCCAGAACGCCGCACGCTACGGGCTGCTGGTGTGGGTGCCTGTGCACTTCCTCGGCACCAACTGGGAGGAGAGCGCGTCCGGCGGCGTCAACCCGCTGTGGATCTCCGTCGCGCTGCCGATCGGCATGGCCGTCGGCGCACTGGTGAACGGCCAGCTCTCCGACCGGCTCTTCGGCTCCCGCAGGAGCCAGCCGATCATGCTCTTCATGGGCCTGGGCGCGGTCGCGTCGCTGAGCATGTACCTGGTGCCGACCAGCTCCACCCTGCTCGCGATCGTGCTGCTCTTCCTCACCGGGTTCTTCGTGTACGGGCCGCAGGCGTCGTTCTGGGCGCTGTGCCCGGACCTGGCCGGCGCGGCCAGGGCCGGTACGGCGACGGGCGTCGTGAACTTCTTCGCCTACCTGTTCGCCGGCTTCGGCGAGCCGCTGGCCGGGTACATCATCGACACGTCGGGCCAGACCTCGTACGTGTTCCTGCTGGTCGCCGTCTGCTGTGCCGCAAGCGCAGCGCTCGCCGCCCTGATCCGACGCTGAGAGGACAGCCATCGATGGTCGACACCGCAGTCGCTGCCGTCTGGCACGGCACCGAGGAACGGTTCCGGTTGGAGGAGTTGCCGCTGCCCCGGTTGCAGCCGGGCGAGGTGCTCGTCGAGAACCGGTGCGCCACGTTGTGCGGCAGCGATCTGCACACCATCGGCGGGGAGCGGTCGACGCCGCTGCCGACGGTGCTCGGCCACGAGATGGTCGGCGAGGTGGTCGCCGTCGGCGGGCACGTCGAGACGTACGACGGAACGCCGGTGACACCTGGCCTGCGGGTCACCTGGTCGATCGGCGCGTCGTGCGGCAGCTGTGTGCGGTGTCGACGTGGCATCCCACAGAAGTGCGCGCGGCTCAGGAAGTACGGGCACGAGGCCATCGACGAGCAGTGGCAGCTCAGCGGCGGCCTGGCCAGTCACTGCCACGTGCAGCCTGGCACCGCGCTGGTGCAGGTGCCGGACTCGATACCCGATTCCGTTGCCACGCCTGCGAACTGCGCCACGGCCACGGTCGCCAGCGCGCTACGGACGATCGGAGTGCGGCCGGGTAGCACGGCGCTCGTACAGGGCTGCGGCATGCTCGGCCTCACTGCCGTCGGCTACCTCCGCTCGCTCGGGGTGCAGACGGTCGTCGCCTGCGACATCGACGCCGACCGCAGGGCGTTGGCAGAACGCTGTGGTGCCACGACAACGGCGGCACCTGACGAGCTGCGTACGGCGGTGCTCGATGCCACCGCGGGGGAAGGCACCGAGTACGCCGTCGACCTGACCGGCAACGACGACGCCTGCCGCGCCGCCCTCGAGCTGCTCGCCGTCGGCGGCCGGCTCGGTCTGGTCGGCTCGGTCTTCCCGACGCCGGGGCTCCAGATCGCGCCGGAGCAGCTCGTGCGGCGGCTGATCAGCGTCACCGGCGTGCACAACTACGCCCCCGTCGACCTCGCCGACGCGGTGCGCTTCCTCGACCGGCACGCGGATCACGAGCTGTTCGGGTCTTTCGTGCCTGACACCTTCCCGCTCGCCGAGATCGAGCAGGCGGTGACGCACGCGACGGAGAAGCGTCCGCCACGCGTGGCGATCGACCCGTCCAGGCAGCGGTAGGGGAGGTATGCCATGAGCAGCGACCCCACGACCAGCACCCGGGCGGTTCTGCGCGACGCGAGGTTCCGCCGGTTGCGCATCCAGATCTTCGCCATCACCTGGCTCGCCTACGCGGGCTTCTACTTCACCAGGCAGGCGTTCTCGGTCGCCAAGGTCGGCATCCTCGACGACCCGGACGCGGACGCGTTCACCGAGCAGATGATGGGCAACCTGGACGCCCTCTACCTCGCCGCCTACGCCGTCGGCCAGTTCATCTGGGGCTCGACCGCGGACCGGTTCGGCCCGCGGGTGGTCGTACTCGGCGGTCTCGCCATGTCGATCGTGGCGGCGACGTTGATGGGCATCACGACCGCGGTGTTCTTCTTCGTCCCGCTGATGATCGTGCAGGGGCTGGCGCAGTCGACCGGCTGGTCGTCGCTGTGCAAGAACATGTCGTCGTTCTTCGCCGTACGGGAGCGCGGCCGGGTGCTCGGCATGTGGAGCACGAACTACGCCGCGGGCAGCCTGCTCGCCGGGTGCCGCCGTGCGTGCTGTCGTTGCTCGGTCTGGTCGTGGTGATGGCGGCGTTCGTGCCGCTTACGGCGTCGCAGAACGTCGCCGTCATGGTGACCATGCTCGCGCTCATCGGCCTCACCGTGTACGCGGCGGACTCGATGATCTCGTGCGTCGCCGCCGTCGACTTCGGCACGTCGCAGCACGCCGGCGCGTCGACCGGTTTCGTGAACGGCTGCGGCTCGATCGGTGCGATCCTCGGCGGTCTGCTGCCCGGCTACCTCGGCAGTACGGCGCTGTTCTTCGGTTTCGCAGGCGCGGCACTGCTCGCCGCGTTGCTCCTGCTCCCCCAGTGGCGCCGCGAGTCGGCCGCCTGAACTATCGAGGAGGAACTTGGTGAACAGGAGACACGCTGATGTGGCCGTCGTCGGCGGCGGCATCGTCGGACTCGCGCACGCACTTGCGGCCGCCCGCGCCGGGCACAGCGTCGTGCTCTTCGAGCGCGACGCACGGGCGGTCGGCGCGTCGATCAGGAACTTCGGGCTGATCTGGCCGATCGGGCAGACCGGCGAGTACTACGAGGTCGCGCTGCGCAGCAGGGAGACCTGGCTGGAGATCCTGCAGCAGACGGGGATGTGGCACGCCGACACCGGTTCGCTGCACCTCGCCAGGCATGCGGACGAGGTCGCGGTGTTTGAGGAGTTCCTCGACACCACCCCGGCCGCACGCGAGCAGGGCTGCCGGCTGCTCGGCCAGGGCGACGTGGCGCGCCGCAGCCCCGCCTCGCGTACGGACGGTCTGCTCGCGGCGTTGTGGAGCCCGAGCGAGCTCAACGTGGACCCACGCGTCGCCATCCCAGGCGTCGCGGAGTACCTGGAGAACAAGCACGGTGTCGACGTGCGGTTCGGCACCGCCGTGCACGAGGTCGCACTGCCCGAGGTACGCACCACCGGCGGCACCTGGCACGCCGAACGCGTGATCGTCTGCAGCGGCAACGACTTCCACACGCTCTACCCCGACGTCCTCGCGGCCAGCGGGATCAGGAAGTGCAAACTGCAGATGATGCGCACCGTCACGCAACCCGCGGACTGGCAGCTCGGCCCCGCGCTGTGCGCCGGGCTGACGCTGCTGCACTACGCGTCCTTCGCGCAGTGCTCCACCCTCGGCGCCGTACGCGAGCGCGCCGACGCCACGCTGGCGGACCAACGGCGGTGGGGTGTGCACGTGCTGGTGTCGCAGACCGCGACCGGGCAGCTGTCGCTCGGCGACAGCCACGAGTACGCCGCCACGCACGACCCGTTCCTGCACGAGGAGATCGACACCGCCGTGCTCGACTACCTCGACGAGTTCGCGGCCGTCCCCAACAGAGAGATCGCCGAGCGATGGTACGGGGAGTACCCGTCGCTGCCCGACGGCCGCGAGCTGTTGCGGCACGAACCAGAACCGGGCGTCACCGTCGTCAACGGGCTCGGCGGCGCCGGCATGACGCTGTCCTTCGGGATCGCCGAACAGACCCTCGCCAGCTAGAGCAACAGGAGGACCAGTGCAGGTGGAAGAACGGCACCTCGGCAACTACATCGCCGGCGAGTGGATCGACCCGGCAGGCGGCGAACGTAGGGCCAACGTGAACCCCGGCGACATCAGCGACGTCGTCGGCGAGTTCGCCGAGTCGGACGCCGGTGCCGCCACGGCCGCGGTCGAGGCGGCCGCGGCCGTGCTGCCGCAGTGGCGCGACCGCGGGCCGATCGAGCGGGCGAAGGTACTGCAGGCCGCCGGCCGGATCATCGAGGAGCGCAAGGAGCAGTTCGCTGCGGCCATCACCCGCGAGCAGGGCAAGCGGCTGTCCGAGGCACGCGGCGAGGTCGACCGCAGCCTGGCCATCCTGGACTTCACCGCAGGCGAGGCCAGGCGGCTGAACGGCGTCACCACCCCGGCCGAGGACCCCCGCACGGTGGCAATGACGTTCCGCCGGCCGATCGGCGTGGTCGGCCTGATCACGCCGTGGAACTTCCCGCTGGCGATACCCATGTGGAAGGTCGGCCCTGCGCTGCTCGCCGGCTGCCCGGCCGTGCTGAAGCCGTCGCCGTTCACCCCGTACACGGCGGCGCTGCTGGTGCAGGCGTTCCACGACGCCGGGGTGCCCGCAGGCGCGCTGAACCTGGTGCACGGCGACCGGCCGGTCGGCGAGGCGCTGGTGGCGCACGAGTCGGTGGCCGGCATCTCGTTCACCGGCTCGCTGCCGGTCGGCCGCGCGATCCAGGTGGGCGGCGCGGCACGGCTGTTGCGGACGCAGCTGGAGCTCGGCGGCAAGAACGCCGTGCTCGTACTGGCCGACGCCGACCTCGACAAGGCGACCGCGGCGATCGTGCACGGCGCGTTCGGCCAGTCCGGCCAGCGGTGCAGCGCCACCAGCCGAGTGGTCGTCGACGTCGCGGTGAAGGAGCAGCTGCTCGAACGTCTGGTGGCGAAGGTCGAAGCGATGCGGGTGGGCCCAGGCACCGACCCGGCGTCGGACATCGGCCCGGTCATCAACGCCGACCGGATGCACGCCTGCCTGGACGCGATGGAGGCGGCCACCAAGGTCGGCGCGTCGATCGCGTGTGGCGGCGGCCGTGCGGTGGAGGGCCTGCCGGAAGGCTGGTACGTGCGGCCGACGGTGCTGCGCGACGTGCCGTGGGACAGCGAGATCGCGCAGGAGGAGATCTTCG is a window of Streptosporangiales bacterium DNA encoding:
- the phnA gene encoding phosphonoacetate hydrolase; its protein translation is MAVPRITVNGRDYGAGDEPVVVVCVDGGAAEYHDEAIAAGRMPFFTKLLADGTSLAADCAMPSFTNPNNLSIATGAPPAVHGICGNYIYDRETGEEVMMNDPRWLRAPTLFASYADAGAKVAVITAKDKLRRLLGVGLENGIRFSAEHADTVTMADHGIEDVLGLVGKPLPSVYSADLSELVMAAGVRVLERDRPDIMYLSLTDYIQHKHAPGSATANDFYAMLDSYYEQLDALGAVLAVTADHGMNAKSDEAGEPNVVYVQEHLDRWLGTAKARTILPITDPYTVHHGALGSYANVYLPDDADQTDVARRLGGLDGVDLVLTAAEACERFELPLDRTGDLVLITAADVAVGTTPDRHDLSQLDEPLRSHGGLSEQQVPLVLNRTVSGIPHDHGLRNYDAYWVATNFAEPRR
- a CDS encoding TIGR03364 family FAD-dependent oxidoreductase encodes the protein MNRRHADVAVVGGGIVGLAHALAAARAGHSVVLFERDARAVGASIRNFGLIWPIGQTGEYYEVALRSRETWLEILQQTGMWHADTGSLHLARHADEVAVFEEFLDTTPAAREQGCRLLGQGDVARRSPASRTDGLLAALWSPSELNVDPRVAIPGVAEYLENKHGVDVRFGTAVHEVALPEVRTTGGTWHAERVIVCSGNDFHTLYPDVLAASGIRKCKLQMMRTVTQPADWQLGPALCAGLTLLHYASFAQCSTLGAVRERADATLADQRRWGVHVLVSQTATGQLSLGDSHEYAATHDPFLHEEIDTAVLDYLDEFAAVPNREIAERWYGEYPSLPDGRELLRHEPEPGVTVVNGLGGAGMTLSFGIAEQTLAS
- a CDS encoding GNAT family N-acetyltransferase, which translates into the protein MRTREMFEHQLDTAWRVVAAYADDTGEMVGFARAMSDGATLAYLADVYVLPVASGQGLGKRLVQAMIDDGPGAAFRWMLHTDDAHELYAKFGNVAPDHSYLQRERTQPPLRD
- a CDS encoding MFS transporter is translated as MTTSPRGIENVPGEIDEATRPRLRRMQWLVLLVTMFCYLFFYTGRQTFGFAIPGIEAELGLSKTTLGWVSTALLWAYAVGQAINGNLSDKFGGRKIMSLGAVVSTVLNWIMSFATGLGSIATTWGTNGYFQAMGWSAGSRVISNWWPRRERGKTYGFYVLAAGTGSVVAFATSVVVLDVWELDWRWIFRIPVLLMLLGAVTFFVIARNYPAERGLPSPVAMEEATDDPTSGGVKPSSKERYLAVLRLPKIWVTGVSIGFQNAARYGLLVWVPVHFLGTNWEESASGGVNPLWISVALPIGMAVGALVNGQLSDRLFGSRRSQPIMLFMGLGAVASLSMYLVPTSSTLLAIVLLFLTGFFVYGPQASFWALCPDLAGAARAGTATGVVNFFAYLFAGFGEPLAGYIIDTSGQTSYVFLLVAVCCAASAALAALIRR
- a CDS encoding alcohol dehydrogenase catalytic domain-containing protein; the encoded protein is MVDTAVAAVWHGTEERFRLEELPLPRLQPGEVLVENRCATLCGSDLHTIGGERSTPLPTVLGHEMVGEVVAVGGHVETYDGTPVTPGLRVTWSIGASCGSCVRCRRGIPQKCARLRKYGHEAIDEQWQLSGGLASHCHVQPGTALVQVPDSIPDSVATPANCATATVASALRTIGVRPGSTALVQGCGMLGLTAVGYLRSLGVQTVVACDIDADRRALAERCGATTTAAPDELRTAVLDATAGEGTEYAVDLTGNDDACRAALELLAVGGRLGLVGSVFPTPGLQIAPEQLVRRLISVTGVHNYAPVDLADAVRFLDRHADHELFGSFVPDTFPLAEIEQAVTHATEKRPPRVAIDPSRQR
- a CDS encoding aldehyde dehydrogenase family protein, which produces MQVEERHLGNYIAGEWIDPAGGERRANVNPGDISDVVGEFAESDAGAATAAVEAAAAVLPQWRDRGPIERAKVLQAAGRIIEERKEQFAAAITREQGKRLSEARGEVDRSLAILDFTAGEARRLNGVTTPAEDPRTVAMTFRRPIGVVGLITPWNFPLAIPMWKVGPALLAGCPAVLKPSPFTPYTAALLVQAFHDAGVPAGALNLVHGDRPVGEALVAHESVAGISFTGSLPVGRAIQVGGAARLLRTQLELGGKNAVLVLADADLDKATAAIVHGAFGQSGQRCSATSRVVVDVAVKEQLLERLVAKVEAMRVGPGTDPASDIGPVINADRMHACLDAMEAATKVGASIACGGGRAVEGLPEGWYVRPTVLRDVPWDSEIAQEEIFGPVLSVVDCDGFDDAIRIANSVRYGMSGTVFTQDPTRIFEALDRLEAGMLHVNRPGVGAYAHLPHVGAKSSQYGPPECSPEVWDFYTEWRSACISY
- a CDS encoding DUF541 domain-containing protein, which codes for MAEVKTRGTGEVKHRADRATLSLTYRARAADRTKATEALNAKVGPVEQLLERSGVRIRSRDLFVHDTWNGRRRSGAEAEQRYEVRIADFDVLQELVAELVASEPAWLSGPSWELKDRAAATREAQNLAVMDARDRAEGYAAALGARLARLVRIEDEAAGGFDEMAPRLAHGMPGGAEGAPNLGELRMEPEQVSVRVNCVAVWDLVS